A region from the Abyssisolibacter fermentans genome encodes:
- a CDS encoding DUF2680 domain-containing protein codes for MKKLLTPILIIAVLVIGATTVLATSFSTPAEIVGNLTGKTSEEVYEQHIDENKTFGQIAAEEDKLDEFKDQMLENKKAIIEKRVEDGALTQEQADQITKKLEEQIANCDGNGTPSRIGCEYGVGFGRGLNGNGQGQGKGNGIGRGNGKGAGRMNGNGMGFNRNTNK; via the coding sequence ATGAAAAAACTTTTAACACCAATCCTAATAATAGCTGTACTTGTAATAGGTGCAACTACCGTACTCGCTACTTCTTTCAGCACACCAGCTGAAATAGTTGGAAATCTTACAGGTAAAACATCTGAAGAAGTCTATGAGCAACACATAGACGAAAATAAGACATTTGGACAAATTGCTGCTGAGGAAGATAAACTTGATGAATTCAAAGATCAAATGCTTGAAAACAAAAAAGCAATAATTGAAAAAAGAGTTGAAGACGGTGCATTGACTCAAGAACAAGCAGATCAAATTACTAAAAAACTTGAAGAACAAATAGCAAATTGTGATGGAAATGGCACTCCTAGCAGAATTGGATGTGAGTATGGTGTTGGTTTTGGAAGAGGTCTAAATGGTAATGGTCAAGGTCAAGGTAAAGGAAATGGTATTGGTAGAGGCAATGGAAAAGGTGCCGGTAGAATGAATGGTAATGGAATGGGTTTTAACAGAAATACCAATAAGTAG
- a CDS encoding sensor histidine kinase has translation MISITKQLKKYFIIIALVSVVFITLISNIGMNYFFKNYVENTRQKNDLKLIEYIEEVYEYSHKLNQEVMHNIFFEAHNEGLDIKIKNIDNETIFDSQNYFGMGMGMGKGYRNNRNKAVNLEYKTYPLYNSKQKIGSVEIGRPASIFVTSEDISFVYAINGIYIVAFVFSIIVAVLISLYASKKFLNPILLIKNNVTTIADEKYNLNKVSTNTQELHELSKSIEQLATRLENQENLRKRLTSDVAHELRTPLSTLQSHLEALIDGIWEPTPERLTVCYDEILRLTKLIKDLSDLSSIESTDIKLNKQDIDLSKLLNNVVENFIPLMMNKQIMIEKDIETDIHFFGDIDRLNQVFVNLLSNAYKYTEKSGKVLIKLNNKNKKITFFIQDTGIGIKKDDIPYIFERFYRGDVSRCRKTGGTGIGLTIVKALVEAHGGKIMVESEPNAGTTFMIQF, from the coding sequence ATGATTAGCATTACAAAACAATTAAAAAAATATTTTATAATAATTGCTCTCGTATCTGTTGTCTTTATAACTCTAATATCAAATATAGGAATGAATTATTTTTTTAAAAACTATGTAGAAAATACTAGACAAAAAAATGACTTAAAACTAATTGAATATATCGAGGAAGTTTATGAATATTCTCATAAACTCAATCAAGAAGTCATGCACAATATTTTTTTTGAGGCACATAACGAAGGACTTGATATAAAAATAAAAAACATTGATAATGAAACAATATTTGATAGTCAAAACTATTTTGGTATGGGCATGGGAATGGGTAAAGGTTATAGAAATAATAGGAATAAAGCTGTAAATTTAGAATATAAAACATATCCTCTTTACAATAGCAAACAAAAAATAGGTTCGGTAGAAATAGGTAGACCCGCAAGTATATTTGTCACATCTGAGGATATTAGTTTTGTATATGCTATTAACGGTATCTATATAGTAGCTTTTGTTTTTTCTATTATAGTTGCTGTATTGATCAGCTTATATGCTTCAAAAAAGTTTTTAAATCCTATTTTGCTAATAAAAAACAATGTAACTACCATTGCTGATGAAAAATATAACCTCAATAAAGTTAGTACTAATACCCAGGAACTACATGAATTGTCAAAATCTATAGAACAGCTTGCAACCAGACTTGAAAATCAAGAAAATCTCCGCAAAAGATTAACCTCTGATGTTGCTCATGAGCTTAGAACGCCTTTGTCTACATTGCAAAGTCATCTTGAAGCGTTAATAGATGGTATATGGGAGCCAACACCAGAAAGACTGACTGTTTGTTATGATGAAATTCTTAGATTAACAAAGCTTATCAAGGATTTATCTGACTTATCCAGCATAGAAAGTACAGATATCAAATTAAATAAACAAGATATAGATTTATCTAAATTACTAAATAACGTAGTTGAAAATTTTATACCTCTAATGATGAACAAACAGATTATGATTGAAAAAGATATTGAGACTGATATTCACTTTTTTGGTGACATAGACAGGCTGAATCAAGTGTTTGTTAATTTACTTTCAAATGCTTATAAATATACTGAAAAATCTGGTAAGGTACTAATAAAATTAAATAATAAAAATAAAAAAATAACTTTTTTTATTCAAGATACAGGTATTGGAATTAAAAAAGATGATATCCCATATATATTTGAAAGATTTTATCGTGGAGATGTTTCAAGATGTCGCAAAACAGGTGGAACTGGTATTGGTTTGACTATAGTAAAAGCTTTAGTAGAAGCTCATGGTGGAAAAATCATGGTAGAAAGTGAACCTAATGCAGGAACTACTTTTATGATACAATTCTAA
- a CDS encoding response regulator transcription factor, whose protein sequence is MILNEKILVVDDEVTLLEVVKDYLKKENYDVYTAISGSEAIKLFKTIEPDFIILDLMLPDISGEDVCRHVRKISAVPILMLTAKSSEDDRIEGLVLGADDYLTKPFSPRELVMRVKAILRRTKGNFNPSNNPSETVRFGAPQKEPSLLIDKNEHVVKKNGEVINITPNEYKILLTLAENPNRTFSRNQLINAALGYDYLGYDRTIDTHIKNLRQKIEDDYKDPQFIVTVYGVGYKFKGEKI, encoded by the coding sequence ATCATTTTGAACGAAAAAATTCTTGTAGTAGATGATGAAGTAACTTTACTTGAAGTTGTAAAAGATTATTTAAAAAAAGAAAATTATGATGTCTATACAGCTATTTCGGGTAGTGAAGCTATTAAACTATTCAAGACAATTGAACCTGATTTTATTATACTTGATTTGATGCTTCCTGATATTTCTGGTGAAGATGTATGCAGGCACGTAAGAAAAATTTCCGCAGTTCCTATATTAATGTTAACAGCAAAAAGTAGTGAGGACGACAGAATAGAAGGTTTAGTTTTAGGTGCAGATGATTACCTGACTAAGCCTTTTAGTCCTCGCGAACTGGTTATGCGTGTCAAAGCGATTCTTAGACGAACTAAGGGAAATTTTAACCCATCAAACAACCCATCAGAGACAGTTCGTTTTGGGGCACCCCAAAAAGAACCGTCCCTATTAATTGATAAAAATGAACATGTTGTTAAAAAAAATGGTGAAGTAATAAACATTACTCCTAATGAGTATAAAATATTACTTACCTTAGCAGAAAACCCAAATCGCACTTTTTCTAGAAATCAACTAATTAACGCAGCTCTTGGTTATGATTATTTAGGTTATGACCGCACTATCGATACACATATAAAAAATCTTCGTCAAAAAATAGAAGATGATTATAAAGATCCACAATTTATCGTAACTGTTTATGGCGTTGGGTACAAATTTAAGGGTGAAAAAATATGA
- a CDS encoding aminoglycoside 6-adenylyltransferase, with protein MRNEKEVFDMILNYAKKNDDIRAVLMNGSRTNPNADKDNFRDYDIVYVVKDPKKYLSDRSFIDVFGKTIIIQQNNLYLNNDEYYIFLMLFEDGVRIDLQFFPLDQINTRECDSLEAVLLDKDNIISELPTPNEEMYYVKKPSKNEFEKTVNNFWWCLNNVVKGIHRDQLCYVKSMYDIVIKQDINKIIDWYIGMNNDWKVNVGLFGKYYKKYLSTDLYELFKKTYANANYDEIWDSIDYSCELLRMLAIPLSKSLSYDYPIVDDIKMSLYLEKMRK; from the coding sequence TTGAGAAACGAAAAAGAAGTATTTGATATGATATTAAATTACGCTAAAAAAAATGATGACATAAGAGCTGTACTCATGAATGGTTCCAGAACAAATCCCAATGCAGATAAAGATAATTTTAGAGACTATGATATTGTTTACGTTGTCAAAGACCCAAAAAAATATTTATCAGATAGAAGTTTTATTGATGTTTTTGGAAAAACCATTATCATTCAACAAAATAACTTATATCTAAATAATGATGAATACTATATATTTTTAATGCTTTTTGAAGATGGGGTGAGAATAGACCTCCAATTTTTCCCACTAGATCAAATAAATACTAGAGAATGTGACAGTTTAGAAGCAGTATTATTAGACAAAGATAATATTATCAGCGAGTTACCTACACCTAATGAAGAAATGTACTATGTTAAAAAACCATCTAAAAATGAATTTGAAAAAACAGTTAATAATTTCTGGTGGTGTTTAAACAATGTAGTTAAAGGTATTCACAGAGATCAATTATGCTATGTTAAATCAATGTATGACATTGTAATCAAACAAGATATTAATAAAATTATTGATTGGTACATTGGTATGAACAATGATTGGAAAGTCAATGTAGGTTTATTTGGCAAATACTATAAAAAATACTTATCTACAGATTTGTATGAACTTTTCAAAAAAACTTATGCTAATGCTAATTATGATGAAATTTGGGATTCAATAGATTATTCATGTGAACTATTACGAATGTTAGCTATTCCGTTATCAAAAAGTCTTAGTTATGATTATCCTATAGTAGATGATATAAAAATGAGTCTTTATCTTGAAAAGATGAGAAAATAA
- a CDS encoding sigma-70 family RNA polymerase sigma factor produces MSTYKKNYLILVDYIKMNQDNFYRLAYSYVKNKEAALDIVQESIYKALKSVETIRNSSYIKTWMYRVIVNTSISYIRKNKKEILKDEICDITEPETVSLADKIDLYNAIDLLDEIHKTVIILRYFEDMKIEDIAKVTDCNINTVKTRIYSAVSKLRIILKEREYYGSEI; encoded by the coding sequence ATGTCGACATATAAAAAGAATTACTTAATACTAGTAGATTACATTAAGATGAATCAAGATAATTTTTACCGTTTAGCTTATAGCTATGTAAAAAACAAAGAAGCGGCTCTTGATATAGTGCAAGAATCAATATACAAAGCTCTTAAATCAGTTGAAACAATAAGAAATAGCTCTTATATAAAAACCTGGATGTATAGAGTAATTGTTAACACAAGCATAAGCTATATCAGAAAAAACAAAAAAGAAATATTGAAGGATGAGATCTGTGATATAACTGAGCCCGAAACTGTAAGTTTAGCAGATAAAATAGATTTGTATAATGCTATTGATTTATTAGATGAAATACATAAAACAGTCATTATACTGAGATATTTTGAGGATATGAAAATTGAAGATATTGCAAAAGTGACTGATTGCAACATTAATACAGTAAAAACGAGAATTTATTCTGCTGTTTCAAAGCTTAGAATAATATTGAAGGAGAGGGAATATTATGGATCCGAAATTTGA
- a CDS encoding DUF3298 and DUF4163 domain-containing protein, protein MDPKFDNAIKKYKSIKIPEELDDIVNSTIKRSNMENKKSKRLNNFKRVIAGTVVACSIFTVGLNTSEVFASKIANIPVLGNIAKVFTFVDYKINNEVVDADIKIPSIEGVNDKELEKRINDEIHAKMAELTKEAERNAEEDKKAFVETGGKEEDFSPFTIKSDYELKLANEKILSFIVYQSVSQAYSYENYYYYNINLETNKMITLDDMLGKDYKKIIDEDIVRQIEELKKNPDNSFFEANEGGFKGIKDDQRFYINEQGKVVIVFDKYEIAPGYMGRLEFAIK, encoded by the coding sequence ATGGATCCGAAATTTGATAATGCTATTAAAAAATATAAATCAATAAAAATACCTGAGGAGTTGGATGATATCGTGAACAGTACAATAAAAAGAAGTAATATGGAAAATAAGAAAAGTAAGAGATTAAATAATTTTAAAAGGGTTATAGCAGGTACAGTTGTAGCATGTAGTATATTTACAGTAGGTTTAAATACAAGTGAAGTATTTGCTTCAAAAATAGCTAACATACCAGTATTAGGTAATATTGCGAAAGTATTTACATTTGTAGACTATAAAATAAATAATGAAGTTGTAGACGCAGATATTAAAATACCTTCTATAGAAGGGGTAAACGATAAGGAACTTGAGAAGAGAATAAATGATGAAATACATGCTAAAATGGCTGAATTAACTAAAGAGGCTGAAAGAAATGCTGAGGAAGATAAAAAAGCATTTGTAGAAACAGGTGGAAAAGAAGAAGATTTTAGTCCTTTTACTATAAAATCAGATTACGAATTGAAGTTAGCTAATGAGAAAATATTATCTTTTATAGTATATCAAAGTGTGTCTCAGGCTTATTCATATGAAAATTATTACTATTATAATATAAATTTAGAAACCAATAAAATGATTACCTTAGACGATATGCTTGGTAAGGATTACAAAAAAATTATTGATGAAGATATAGTTAGGCAAATAGAAGAATTAAAGAAAAATCCAGATAATTCATTCTTTGAAGCAAATGAAGGAGGTTTTAAAGGTATAAAAGATGATCAAAGATTCTATATAAACGAACAAGGAAAAGTAGTAATTGTATTTGACAAATATGAGATTGCTCCTGGATACATGGGAAGACTAGAGTTTGCTATAAAATAA
- a CDS encoding IS30 family transposase codes for MNHNKNNNINNRKNKYLTEKERYQIEGYIKIGKIPKEIAFLIGKSVRTIQREIKRGTVELLNSDLTKKLVYCADVAHEKYLRNRCNKGANLKIGDNHKLCEYIESKIIQEKYSPDAVIGEIKANKLKFKTTICTKTLYNYIDKGIFLELTNKHLPVKYKKKRGYRKIRKVSLNNKKGRSIVERPKSVDLRDTIGHWEMDCVVGQKKDKQVLLVLTERCTRLTLIRKMKSKTQQEVGKTLNSLEREYGSKFKKIFKTITMDNGNEFVNQEIIEKSCRLKSKRTTAYYAHPYSSWERGSNENANKLIRRFIPKGKKISCYTKREIEKIQHWVNNYPRRILGYMSSSQYYEHKLSK; via the coding sequence ATGAATCACAATAAAAATAATAACATAAACAACAGGAAAAATAAATATTTAACAGAAAAAGAACGCTACCAAATTGAGGGATATATTAAAATCGGTAAGATACCAAAAGAAATTGCATTTCTCATTGGAAAAAGTGTACGAACAATTCAAAGAGAAATTAAAAGAGGTACTGTTGAATTGTTGAACAGTGATTTGACTAAGAAATTAGTATACTGTGCTGATGTAGCTCATGAAAAATACCTACGTAATAGATGTAACAAAGGAGCTAATCTTAAAATTGGCGATAATCACAAATTATGTGAGTATATAGAATCTAAGATAATTCAAGAGAAATATTCACCTGATGCTGTAATTGGTGAAATAAAAGCTAATAAACTTAAATTTAAAACAACAATATGTACAAAAACATTGTATAACTATATTGATAAGGGAATATTTCTTGAATTAACAAATAAACATCTACCTGTTAAGTATAAAAAGAAGCGTGGCTACCGTAAAATACGTAAAGTTTCACTAAATAATAAAAAGGGTAGAAGTATTGTAGAAAGGCCTAAATCGGTAGATTTAAGAGATACCATAGGTCATTGGGAAATGGATTGTGTAGTTGGACAAAAAAAGGATAAACAAGTATTGCTTGTTTTAACTGAACGTTGTACAAGACTGACTTTAATAAGGAAAATGAAAAGTAAGACTCAGCAAGAAGTTGGTAAAACATTGAATTCACTTGAGAGAGAATATGGCAGTAAGTTTAAAAAAATTTTTAAGACTATAACCATGGATAATGGTAATGAGTTCGTTAATCAAGAAATAATAGAAAAATCATGCAGATTAAAAAGTAAAAGAACTACTGCATATTACGCTCATCCATATAGTTCATGGGAAAGAGGTAGTAACGAAAATGCAAATAAGTTAATTCGTAGATTTATACCAAAGGGTAAAAAGATAAGTTGTTACACAAAGAGAGAGATAGAAAAGATTCAGCATTGGGTAAATAACTATCCAAGAAGAATTTTAGGTTACATGAGTTCATCACAATATTATGAACATAAATTATCAAAATAA